From the endosymbiont of Bathymodiolus septemdierum str. Myojin knoll genome, one window contains:
- a CDS encoding YbeD family protein, with protein sequence MIKPNAKPTPEEIFNFPCDYPIKVMGKDHEDLHAEMCCIIERHAGAIHPSQITSRKSTKGSYISYTVRITATSIAQLNSINQELQDHPLVAYIL encoded by the coding sequence ATGATTAAGCCCAATGCAAAACCTACTCCAGAAGAAATTTTTAATTTTCCCTGCGATTACCCTATTAAGGTAATGGGCAAGGACCACGAGGACTTGCACGCTGAAATGTGTTGCATCATTGAACGACATGCTGGGGCAATTCACCCAAGTCAAATTACCAGTAGAAAAAGCACCAAAGGTAGTTATATCTCTTACACGGTCAGAATCACTGCGACCAGTATTGCGCAACTCAATTCTATCAACCAAGAACTGCAAGACCATCCATTAGTTGCCTACATTCTTTAA
- the lipB gene encoding lipoyl(octanoyl) transferase LipB: MQIQRLGLQDYTQTWAAMRSFSAKRQAHTEDELWIVEHPAVFTQGISGKAENLLNDNNIPVVQSDRGGQITYHGPGQLVIYCLIDLRRLGIGVKKMVSLIEDAIMDLLDTHGIDSELREGAHGVYVNGAKIAALGLKVKNGNTYHGLSVNVDMDLSPFLQINPCGYQGLAVTQMADLTDNVQLEAVGNELTQLLTHYVTRN, translated from the coding sequence ATGCAAATACAACGCCTCGGATTACAAGATTACACCCAAACTTGGGCGGCAATGCGTTCCTTTAGCGCTAAACGACAAGCGCATACTGAGGACGAACTCTGGATTGTTGAGCACCCTGCTGTTTTTACCCAAGGCATCTCTGGAAAGGCTGAAAACTTACTTAACGACAATAATATCCCCGTAGTGCAGTCCGACCGTGGTGGGCAAATTACCTATCACGGTCCAGGTCAATTGGTAATTTATTGCCTAATTGACTTGCGACGCTTAGGTATCGGCGTCAAAAAAATGGTGTCATTGATAGAAGATGCAATCATGGATTTACTCGACACCCACGGTATTGACTCAGAACTCAGAGAAGGTGCGCATGGCGTGTATGTCAATGGCGCTAAAATTGCCGCATTAGGACTAAAGGTTAAAAATGGCAATACTTACCATGGGCTGAGTGTAAATGTTGATATGGACCTTTCGCCCTTCTTGCAAATAAACCCTTGTGGATATCAAGGTTTAGCAGTTACACAAATGGCAGATTTAACGGATAATGTGCAACTTGAAGCCGTCGGCAATGAACTCACGCAATTATTAACCCACTATGTCACAAGAAATTGA